The region ATTCCGCTGCCATGGATGGCGGTGCTCATCGCCAACGACCGCCCGGCCAAGAAACGGGAGCACGTGAACCGCTTCCGCCGCTCGCCGCACTCCCTGGAAGCCCGCAGCCACCAGGTCATTGACGGCGCCTGACAGCACCACCCGGCCGGTTGCGGACATGCGCATGGGCGGTGCGGCATCATTGGGGCATGAGCACGATGACGATGCCGGAGACCGATACCCGGACCGAGACCACTGACCAGACCAGTGATGACCGTCCGGAGATGTTCCACTACGTGCAGAAAGACAAGATCGCCGAGAGCGCGGTCATGGGCACGTTCGTGGTAGCGCTGTGCGGTGAGGTCTTCCCCGTCACCAAGTCGCCCAAGCCGGGCTCGCCGGTGTGCCCGGACTGCAAGGAGATCTTCGAGTCCCTCCCGCCCGGCGGCAAGGACTGACAACCGACACCGCGCGGCGGTTTCAGCCGCCGTGCGGTTCGGTTTGCCTACCCATCGGTCGCTTCTGCAGCGGCATGCCGTTGCGCGGTAGCTCCGTCGTGGTGTCTGGTTTCTCGTCTTCGGTTTGGCGCTTTCGCCATGCGCGATAGCCCTCTTCGGTGTGCATCCGCTGTGCGAGGCGCCTCATCTCCAGCCGTCGCCACTTCCGGCGCTCCCGGCGGGTCATCTTCGCCGGCCACATCTCCTGGATGGCGTTGTTGAACTGCGCGCCCATGATGATCGCCAGCCCGATGAAGAACGCGAACAGCAGGAACGCGATCGGCGTGGCCAGCGCACCGTAGGTGTAGCCGGTGCTGGTCACCCACGTGATGTAGAGCCGCAGACCGATGCTGGCGCACAGGAAGATCGCCATCGCCAGCAGTGCCCCGGGCACGCCACGATGCCACGGCAGCTTCCGTGGCAACGACACCTTGTACAGCGTCGCCAGCGCGAGCACCAGACCGATCGCGGTCGCCGGGTAGTAGAACGCCTGGATTAGCCCGGCGATGTCGTCCTGGAGTTCCCTC is a window of Saccharopolyspora phatthalungensis DNA encoding:
- a CDS encoding YihY/virulence factor BrkB family protein — its product is MRTLDKAWWDNIFSESAAAAFWQTLSMPPLLLGLLGSLGFVGDWFGPEVVDAVHDKILAFSRTVFTANVVDQIIGPTVADILTKGRSEIVSVGFLLSLWAGSSALASLVDSITLAYDQYLVRNSVWQRIFALLLYLVALILAVVGLPVVALGPDWLPTIFPRELQDDIAGLIQAFYYPATAIGLVLALATLYKVSLPRKLPWHRGVPGALLAMAIFLCASIGLRLYITWVTSTGYTYGALATPIAFLLFAFFIGLAIIMGAQFNNAIQEMWPAKMTRRERRKWRRLEMRRLAQRMHTEEGYRAWRKRQTEDEKPDTTTELPRNGMPLQKRPMGRQTEPHGG
- a CDS encoding DUF3039 domain-containing protein produces the protein MSTMTMPETDTRTETTDQTSDDRPEMFHYVQKDKIAESAVMGTFVVALCGEVFPVTKSPKPGSPVCPDCKEIFESLPPGGKD